Proteins encoded within one genomic window of Etheostoma cragini isolate CJK2018 chromosome 21, CSU_Ecrag_1.0, whole genome shotgun sequence:
- the kcng3 gene encoding potassium voltage-gated channel subfamily G member 3: MKFGKRICVLNVGGTRYAFTREVIKDFPLRRVSRLHACVTEKEVLELCDDYDRDRNEFFFDRHAQAFVFIMLYVRSGKLRFVPGVCELSFYTEMLYWGLESAHLDSCCQKRLDDRMSEIGLDTLSEVDLGVSGDESQSSGEPMRRTALTGRAKWLEKMRKTFEEPNSSLLAQLLASVSVIFVLVSMIMLCASTLPDWDTAKRNTVEEHRIVEAVCIGWFTAECIMRFLVARSKWDFLRRPLNIIDVIAITPYYVTMVLARAGMPGAGLGVAGVILRVLRMMRVFWLMKLARHFLGLQTLGLTLTRCYREMVMLMVFVFVAMAIYSALAQLLEYGLDLGTRNPDYASIPAAAWWVIISMTTVGYGDVYPVTVGGRVLGGMCVVSGIVLLALPITFIYHSFVQCYQELKIRSARYARSLSVELLQ; this comes from the exons ATGAAGTTCGGGAAGAGGATCTGCGTACTCAACGTGGGGGGAACCCGGTACGCCTTCACCCGTGAGGTTATCAAGGACTTCCCTCTCCGACGCGTCAGCCGCTTGCATGCATGCGTAACCGAGAAAGAGGTTCTTGAACTGTGCGATGACTACGACAGGGACCGGAACGAGTTTTTCTTTGACCGCCACGCGCAGGCTTTTGTATTCATCATGCTCTACGTGCGTTCTGGTAAACTCCGCTTTGTCCCCGGAGTGTGTGAGCTGTCCTTCTACACAGAGATGCTCTACTGGGGACTGGAGAGCGCGCACCTGGACTCCTGCTGCCAGAAACGCCTGGACGACAGGATGTCCGAGATCGGACTGGACACTCTGTCCGAAGTAGATCTCGGAGTGTCGGGGGATGAGTCCCAGAGCTCGGGCGAGCCGATGCGACGGACTGCCCTCACTGGTCGCGCTAAATGGCTCGAGAAGATGCGCAAGACATTCGAAGAGCCCAACTCTTCGCTTTTGGCGCAGCTCTTGGCTTCAGTGTCTGTGATCTTTGTGCTCGTTTCTATGATCATGCTGTGTGCTAGCACACTGCCGGACTGGGACACAGCCAAGAGAAATACAGTAGAGGAGCACAG GATAGTGGAGGCAGTGTGTATTGGCTGGTTCACGGCAGAGTGCATAATGCGCTTTCTGGTGGCTAGAAGCAAGTGGGACTTCCTCCGCCGGCCGCTGAACATCATCGACGTGATTGCCATCACCCCCTACTATGTCACAATGGTTTTGGCCCGGGCAGGGATGCCAGGTGCTGGGCTTGGGGTTGCTGGGGTGATTCTGCGTGTGCTGAGGATGATGCGAGTGTTCTGGCTAATGAAGCTGGCCAGACACTTTCTGGGCCTGCAGACACTAGGACTGACGCTCACGCGGTGCTACCGGGAGATGGTCATGCTGATGGTGTTTGTCTTCGTCGCCATGGCAATATACAGCGCTTTAGCCCAGCTGCTGGAGTACGGCTTGGACTTGGGGACCCGGAACCCGGATTACGCCAGCATCCCAGCAGCCGCCTGGTGGGTCATCATTTCCATGACAACAGTGGGGTACGGGGATGTTTACCCTGTGACAGTTGGGGGACGGGTGCTTGGGGGAATGTGTGTAGTAAGCGGCATTGTTCTTTTGGCACTGCCCATCACATTCATCTACCACAGTTTCGTGCAGTGCTACCAAGAACTTAAAATCCGCTCGGCCAGGTACGCGCGCAGCCTGTCAGTGGAGTTGCTGCAATGA
- the LOC117936977 gene encoding cytochrome c oxidase subunit 7A-related protein, mitochondrial encodes MYYKFSGFTQKLTGSAPTAAYSPQGLRPSVPAKSPAMIFATPTKVVSEAGSMVEYMGANGVPDLQRLFQTSDGIPIHLKRGVPDRLLYRTTMALTVGGALYCLVALYIAAQPKK; translated from the exons ATGTACTACAAGTTCAGCGGTTTTACCCAGAAACTGACGGGGTCTGCTCCCACGGCCGCCTACAGCCCTCAG gGGCTGAGGCCAAGTGTGCCAGCAAAGTCCCCAGCCATGATCTTTGCCACGCCCACCAAGGTGGTGTCAGAGGCTGGGTCCATGGTTGAGTACATGGGAGCAAACGGGGTTCCTGACCTCCAGAGGCTTTTTCAG ACGTCAGACGGTATACCCATCCATTTGAAGCGTGGAGTCCCTGACAGGCTACTGTACCGCACCACCATGGCTCTCACCGTAGGAGGCGCTCTCTACTGTCTGGTGGCCCTTTACATCGCAGCCCAGCCCAAAAAGTGA